GACTTCTTCAACGTTCAGCTCAGACTGCATGAGTTTTAACTACAAGCAAAGGCACAAAAGAAAAGGACATTGTTTATGCAGTtagaaatcaaaacaaacgttcAAATGAACACAATTTAAAAGGTCTATTTAAAATAAGTAGAATTAATAAGTAtctaacaaaaaacaaactcaGAACTAAAAGTGGAAGATTAGCTGAATTGTTTGTGGAACCAGAAAATATAAAGGAACAAAAGTTTTGAAACGTTAAATGATCACAATCATTTCTTGTTCTGTTTTGCacattcattataattattctttTGCCCtccacatttcaatacctcacATAATTGCTGCATTAACAtaagtgtatatatctatataggAACCCCGTGTTCACAACCTTGTTTTTCACAATGTTTTACGACCCTATACCTTTGCACAATGGTTTGTACAATGTACAGAATGCACACTGGTCAGCACTATCTTGTGTTTTCTGTCCGGtagagttttgttttgtctggttgCGCTTCATGGGACTAGGGCAACTTACAACTCATGTGTTGAGGTTTGTCTCCCCCTAGTGGCAAATAAGATATGCACACTAGCTCAGTGTGATAAATACACAACCGCAGTACATAAtgatatgcgtgtgtgtgtctgtacacccTACACAAtctcatcagaatcagaaagtaaacaaaaataaagaaagtactAGAGAGATCCAGGGCTGCCATCCGCGGTGCCATCTTGCGACTCATGAAAAACAACCTCAATAGTTATGAATTGCAAGTTTGTTAGCTATATAAACTTTAAGAACTGTAAGAAGTAAGAAGTCTGTAAGAAGTCCACTACCTTGTTCTGCTCTTTCCTGAGTTGTTTGATGATTGACAGGTTGTCGCTGTCCTTTGCCCTCGCTTCACGTAACCTCCCAACAACTTCTGAAGTTTTTCTAATACATGACTTTATTGCTTTGTCTCTACTCAAATGGGACTCCGTAAGCTGGAAGACAAATTCAAAACATTCAAAACACACTATCAAGTGTCTCCtcatgcacaaaaaaaacacacaatctgaTTAAGTCTTGAACAGTGTGTACTGAACAGCACACATACAGACTCATAGAGCTCTTTGCACGTCTGCGTAGCATCCACTTTGCCTGAGAAGGACACTGTGGGCACGGTGGTGTTGAGAGCGTGGACAATCCTGTCATCAAAGGTACGCATTGCTTTTAACACCTCctaaaaaagagaaacacaggACTGTTCCGTCTTTATGATCTTCAGtacattacatttccagcatttaacagacactcttatccagagtgacttactttattttatttttatacaactgagcaattgagggttaagggccttgctcaggggcccaacagtggcagcttg
This genomic stretch from Tachysurus fulvidraco isolate hzauxx_2018 chromosome 25, HZAU_PFXX_2.0, whole genome shotgun sequence harbors:
- the mix23 gene encoding protein MIX23, which codes for MAAPEGTLNCEDFLMFQEVLKAMRTFDDRIVHALNTTVPTVSFSGKVDATQTCKELYESLTESHLSRDKAIKSCIRKTSEVVGRLREARAKDSDNLSIIKQLRKEQNKLKLMQSELNVEEVINDRSLKVFNERCRIHYTPPTIN